Proteins encoded by one window of Chromobacterium violaceum ATCC 12472:
- a CDS encoding extracellular catalytic domain type 2 short-chain-length polyhydroxyalkanoate depolymerase yields MRVTRISRRRLAALLLAAACGQAAAAAPPLPALGADPKQNTVSGLSSGAFMAAQFSVAHSARVAGAGIVAGGPFYCAGLGGLNGPERFLTTATTQCMRPLGAAPSGAAAWQAAQKFAQQKLIDPVDNIKRQRLYIFTGASDSIVLPKVVAQTRAFYQSAGVPDSQIRYIDNVNAGHALITANATDLKCPANAAPNLNNCGFVQSHDILRQLYGQLKPPAAKLSGQLKDFDQTEFSKTGYTGLSDTGHVYIPAACAKDSCRVHVAFHGCTQEDRRIGNRFYATTGYNEIADSNRIVVLYPQIRTDPKRNPQGCWDFWGYSSKDPANPDYYAKHAPQMSAIRAMLDRLNSHRK; encoded by the coding sequence ATGCGCGTCACCCGCATCTCTCGCCGCCGTCTGGCCGCCCTGCTACTCGCCGCCGCCTGCGGCCAGGCGGCCGCCGCCGCTCCGCCGCTGCCCGCGCTGGGCGCCGATCCCAAGCAGAACACCGTCTCCGGACTGTCCTCCGGCGCCTTCATGGCCGCCCAGTTCAGCGTCGCCCACTCGGCCCGCGTGGCCGGCGCCGGCATCGTCGCCGGCGGGCCGTTCTATTGCGCCGGCTTGGGCGGCCTGAACGGACCGGAACGCTTCCTGACCACCGCCACCACCCAGTGCATGCGCCCGTTGGGCGCGGCCCCATCCGGCGCGGCAGCCTGGCAGGCGGCGCAAAAGTTCGCCCAGCAGAAACTGATAGACCCGGTGGACAACATCAAGCGGCAGCGGCTGTACATCTTCACCGGCGCGTCGGACAGCATCGTGCTGCCAAAAGTGGTGGCCCAGACACGGGCCTTCTACCAGAGCGCCGGCGTGCCCGACTCGCAGATCCGCTATATCGACAACGTCAACGCCGGCCACGCGCTGATCACCGCCAACGCCACAGACCTGAAATGCCCAGCCAACGCCGCGCCCAATCTCAACAACTGCGGCTTCGTCCAGTCGCATGACATCCTGCGCCAACTGTACGGGCAGTTGAAGCCGCCCGCGGCCAAACTGTCCGGCCAACTGAAGGATTTCGACCAGACCGAGTTCTCCAAGACAGGGTATACAGGGCTGTCCGACACCGGCCATGTCTACATTCCGGCCGCCTGCGCCAAGGACAGCTGCCGCGTGCACGTGGCCTTCCACGGCTGCACCCAGGAAGACCGCCGCATCGGCAACCGCTTCTACGCCACCACCGGTTACAACGAGATCGCCGACAGCAACCGCATCGTGGTGCTGTATCCGCAGATCCGCACCGATCCCAAGCGCAACCCGCAAGGCTGCTGGGACTTCTGGGGCTACAGCAGCAAGGATCCGGCCAATCCCGACTACTACGCCAAGCACGCGCCGCAGATGTCCGCCATCCGCGCGATGCTCGACCGCCTGAACAGCCACCGCAAATAA
- a CDS encoding patatin-like phospholipase family protein: MSEINTLVLGGGGSKGIVYPQAIEVLSDPSNKLIDLYKIKHIIGSSAGALTGYILCMGGTTTALKYLSPSMSEALPFAKKGTEGASLFRILVGGALGHNYTESELDGSSIPSILNIITRAALANALTKVNTEFNKKNITKPNTNSFIRGEEWSYEAYDSRLFLPYEIPGDLGELELKELYLALASAWKDLDISGCYLVSTHRYLLAIFTALGINNGWKELTVTCTRLFGDRINQDYIQSLESNFGSLNYISSKVSESAKLRSTTAFNQDRTTCLLSAAVASGSYPLLFSPCSISANIHDRSIIYTDGGCLSNLPAEAILHIGEVNNSKDETIALAIGLNSTDEIGETLTFIPKHILRAISIRSSFGNRIIIPKSNSSFSIKKKKIIQSESIATESKNGKLFKAENYKIYYAAKQPIHPISLTLEYNEENINNPKISASIEDYCTTIKHQFEELLKEERRLSILGSEDLKLWADQNGI, translated from the coding sequence ATGAGCGAAATTAATACTTTAGTTCTTGGGGGAGGAGGATCGAAAGGAATTGTCTACCCTCAGGCAATCGAAGTACTTTCCGACCCAAGCAATAAGCTGATCGACCTATATAAAATAAAACACATCATCGGCTCCAGCGCCGGCGCGCTCACTGGCTACATTTTATGCATGGGCGGCACTACGACCGCCTTGAAATATCTATCCCCATCCATGTCGGAAGCCTTACCCTTTGCCAAGAAGGGGACTGAAGGTGCAAGCCTGTTTAGGATATTAGTTGGAGGCGCATTAGGCCACAATTACACCGAAAGCGAACTTGACGGATCAAGCATACCGTCCATTCTGAACATTATTACTCGTGCCGCGCTTGCGAATGCCCTGACCAAGGTCAATACTGAGTTCAATAAGAAAAACATCACAAAGCCCAATACAAATTCATTCATTCGAGGTGAAGAGTGGAGCTATGAAGCTTACGACAGCCGGCTTTTTCTACCATATGAAATCCCAGGCGACCTTGGGGAGCTGGAATTAAAAGAGCTCTATCTAGCGCTCGCTTCCGCATGGAAAGATCTCGACATATCGGGGTGCTACCTGGTCTCAACACACAGATATCTTCTCGCCATCTTTACCGCACTGGGCATTAATAACGGCTGGAAGGAATTAACCGTAACATGCACCCGATTATTTGGCGACCGGATAAATCAAGACTACATCCAATCATTAGAAAGCAACTTTGGCTCGCTAAATTACATTTCGTCAAAAGTAAGCGAATCTGCAAAGCTAAGAAGCACCACGGCATTCAACCAAGACAGAACAACCTGCCTGCTTTCCGCAGCAGTGGCCAGTGGATCCTATCCACTGCTATTCTCGCCTTGCTCCATCTCAGCAAACATCCACGACCGTTCAATTATCTACACCGATGGAGGATGCTTAAGCAATCTTCCTGCCGAGGCCATCCTTCACATTGGGGAAGTTAACAACTCCAAAGACGAGACTATTGCACTTGCAATTGGGCTCAATTCTACGGACGAGATCGGAGAAACGTTGACCTTCATCCCCAAACACATTCTCCGAGCCATCTCAATCCGCTCATCATTCGGAAATAGAATAATCATCCCCAAGTCGAACTCATCATTCTCAATCAAAAAGAAGAAAATCATTCAATCAGAAAGCATCGCCACCGAATCAAAAAATGGGAAATTATTCAAAGCCGAGAATTACAAAATATACTACGCAGCCAAACAACCCATCCATCCCATTAGCTTAACGCTAGAGTACAATGAGGAAAACATTAACAACCCTAAAATATCTGCTTCTATTGAAGACTATTGCACAACCATAAAACATCAATTTGAAGAGCTTCTAAAAGAAGAGCGCCGATTATCCATACTCGGCTCGGAAGATCTCAAACTATGGGCAGATCAAAACGGAATATAA